From one Luteolibacter sp. Y139 genomic stretch:
- a CDS encoding YXWGXW repeat-containing protein — protein MSTPRIITTALAAGLLTTGLAPLPCRAQEDRPARSDQAKSNEEEVLTRGPVHEAFATAVTFDPQPGLTISTKPPELIDELPPEQQLEGDNVAWIPGYWAWDEERSDFLWISGIWRNLPPDREWVPGYWDDLGGSRYQWVSGYWADSTASEVSYLPEPPKPLESRPNVDAPSSSHTWIPGNWVWSDTRYRWRAGYWEPLRENWTYVPDQYRWTPRGYIYVDGYWDYAPVRRGIVFAPVYFSHDYYGRSGFNYTPSIVISVTTVVDHLFIRPGYGHYYFGDYYEPRYRQEGFVASFSYGAGSVGGYDPIYAYSRWSHRDDHDWDRRQREDFDYFRDNRDARPPRTWGELRDLGDGRRGARVRDRDLMVATPLAQLAKAPEKGEQFRKLDGQAREQAITRRKEMQDFRQERRQQETAAKSEGKPEKAEKVKQGRSPFLGRRAAEMKKEDAPPARKEKPALVDRDTTKETPKTADERQRPGNKGDKGENQPMPPNRQGEREAKPEREAKPEREAKPEREAKPEREAKPEREAKPEREAKPEREAKPEREAKPER, from the coding sequence ATGAGCACACCACGAATCATTACCACGGCACTCGCCGCCGGACTCCTCACGACCGGCTTGGCTCCCCTGCCGTGCCGGGCACAGGAAGACCGGCCGGCGCGGTCGGACCAGGCAAAGTCGAATGAGGAAGAAGTCCTGACGCGCGGCCCCGTGCACGAAGCTTTCGCGACCGCGGTCACCTTTGACCCTCAGCCAGGCCTCACCATTTCGACCAAGCCGCCCGAATTGATCGATGAGCTGCCGCCCGAGCAGCAACTTGAAGGCGACAATGTCGCATGGATTCCGGGCTACTGGGCTTGGGATGAGGAACGCTCGGATTTCCTTTGGATCAGCGGCATTTGGCGAAACCTTCCACCCGACCGCGAGTGGGTCCCGGGCTACTGGGATGATCTCGGTGGCTCCCGCTATCAGTGGGTCTCCGGCTACTGGGCCGACTCCACCGCCAGTGAGGTATCCTACCTGCCCGAGCCACCCAAGCCTCTGGAGTCTCGGCCGAATGTGGACGCTCCGTCCTCCTCTCACACTTGGATTCCCGGAAACTGGGTCTGGAGCGATACCCGCTATCGCTGGCGCGCCGGCTACTGGGAACCCTTGCGCGAAAACTGGACCTACGTGCCCGACCAGTATCGCTGGACCCCGCGCGGGTACATCTATGTCGATGGCTATTGGGACTACGCTCCGGTCCGCCGCGGCATCGTCTTCGCGCCCGTTTATTTCTCTCACGACTACTACGGCCGCTCCGGCTTCAATTACACGCCCTCAATCGTGATCAGCGTGACTACCGTCGTGGATCACCTCTTCATCCGGCCGGGCTATGGTCACTACTACTTCGGTGACTACTATGAACCTCGTTATCGCCAGGAAGGCTTCGTCGCTTCGTTCTCCTACGGTGCCGGAAGCGTGGGAGGCTACGATCCGATCTACGCCTATTCGCGTTGGAGTCACCGCGATGACCACGACTGGGATCGCCGCCAGCGGGAAGACTTCGACTATTTCCGCGACAATCGCGATGCCCGTCCGCCGCGCACTTGGGGTGAGCTTCGCGACCTCGGCGATGGCCGTCGTGGAGCACGCGTCCGTGACCGCGATCTCATGGTCGCAACCCCGCTAGCCCAACTCGCGAAGGCCCCGGAAAAGGGCGAGCAATTCCGGAAATTGGATGGTCAGGCTCGCGAGCAAGCGATCACCCGGCGCAAGGAGATGCAGGATTTCCGCCAGGAACGACGCCAGCAGGAAACCGCCGCAAAGTCTGAAGGCAAGCCTGAGAAAGCCGAAAAGGTGAAACAGGGACGTTCCCCGTTCCTCGGCCGCCGTGCCGCCGAAATGAAGAAGGAAGACGCCCCGCCGGCGCGGAAAGAGAAGCCAGCACTGGTGGATCGTGATACCACCAAGGAAACGCCGAAGACCGCAGACGAGCGTCAGCGACCAGGCAATAAGGGCGATAAGGGTGAAAACCAGCCGATGCCGCCGAATCGCCAAGGCGAGCGTGAGGCCAAGCCCGAGCGCGAAGCCAAGCCCGAGCGCGAAGCCAAGCCGGAGCGTGAAGCCAAGCCGGAGCGTGAAGCCAAGCCCGAGCGTGAAGCCAAGCCCGAGCGTGAAGCCAAGCCCGAGCGTGAAGCCAAGCCCGAGCGTGAAGCCAAGCCCGAGCG
- a CDS encoding DUF3309 family protein yields MLGTILLIILLLMLVGALPTWGHSKSWGYAPSGGLGLVLVIVIVLVLMRII; encoded by the coding sequence ATGTTAGGAACCATATTGCTTATTATTCTCTTATTAATGCTCGTCGGAGCGCTGCCAACCTGGGGTCACAGCAAGTCGTGGGGATATGCGCCGAGCGGGGGGCTTGGACTGGTCCTTGTGATTGTGATCGTGCTTGTGCTGATGCGGATCATTTGA
- a CDS encoding sensor histidine kinase encodes MHSALASLGILFDTSDFPARWHCGHWTPVHGWFHIISDLAIAAAYSVIPVALAGYWWLKRSELAFPRLFWLFAAFIFSCGSTHVIEAVIFYHPIYRISAVMKVITAIASWATVIALLRIAPQAIHLPGLQRANARLEEQLQRTRSAELALERSNRDLQAFTGLVTHDLRNPLTSALFATELAREAANKGMYPALTGQLAQAVQSLRQMEALIRELHGDALLRSNTGEMKNVMLDDVVTSARLNLAPLIADREANIEVKALPQIQGSYTMLVQLFINLFENAIKYAGDTVPNILVEELERKNGHVVVRVSDQGVGVPPHALEAIFESGVRGDNAHHLPGSGLGLAFARRIMQAHDGTISALSVSEGAAFELKFPSFPSESSVSPDSIQNTGA; translated from the coding sequence ATGCATTCGGCATTGGCGAGCCTCGGGATTCTTTTCGATACCTCCGACTTCCCCGCGCGTTGGCATTGCGGTCATTGGACCCCGGTGCATGGCTGGTTTCATATTATCTCGGACTTGGCGATTGCGGCCGCCTATTCGGTCATTCCGGTGGCGCTTGCAGGCTACTGGTGGCTGAAGCGGAGCGAACTCGCTTTCCCCCGCCTGTTCTGGTTGTTTGCGGCTTTCATTTTCAGTTGTGGAAGCACGCACGTGATTGAGGCGGTGATCTTCTATCATCCCATTTATCGGATTTCCGCGGTGATGAAGGTGATCACCGCGATTGCTTCATGGGCGACAGTGATCGCGCTTTTGCGAATCGCGCCGCAGGCGATCCATCTTCCAGGTCTGCAGCGGGCGAACGCACGCTTGGAAGAACAGCTCCAAAGGACCCGCTCGGCGGAGTTGGCGCTGGAGCGAAGCAACCGTGATCTGCAGGCCTTTACGGGATTGGTGACGCATGACCTGAGGAATCCGCTGACGAGTGCGTTATTCGCCACCGAACTCGCACGTGAGGCTGCCAACAAGGGGATGTATCCCGCTCTAACAGGTCAGCTTGCCCAAGCAGTCCAATCGCTGCGGCAGATGGAGGCGCTGATCCGAGAGCTGCATGGCGATGCTTTGCTCCGAAGCAATACCGGAGAAATGAAGAACGTGATGCTAGATGACGTCGTGACCTCGGCTCGCCTGAATCTGGCCCCCCTCATCGCCGACCGTGAGGCGAACATTGAGGTGAAAGCCCTCCCACAGATCCAAGGAAGCTACACGATGCTGGTGCAGCTGTTCATCAATCTCTTCGAGAATGCCATCAAGTATGCCGGCGACACGGTGCCGAACATCCTCGTCGAAGAATTAGAGAGGAAAAATGGACATGTCGTGGTTCGTGTGTCCGACCAAGGGGTGGGGGTGCCACCGCATGCCTTGGAGGCCATCTTCGAATCCGGCGTCCGTGGGGATAATGCCCACCATTTGCCGGGGAGTGGTCTGGGTCTGGCATTTGCTCGACGGATCATGCAAGCTCACGACGGAACCATCTCGGCACTCTCCGTTTCGGAGGGAGCAGCGTTCGAATTGAAATTCCCTTCGTTCCCCTCGGAAAGTTCTGTCTCTCCGGACTCCATCCAAAACACGGGAGCCTGA
- a CDS encoding CBS domain-containing protein, with translation MSREPIVVAPGTTLGETAQLMRDLDVGMIPVCDGNTLLGMITDRDIAIRGVASQLDPASGVEEVMTKNVLYCFEDDPIEKAAKLMEDAQVRRLVVLTRDKSLIGILSLGDLATRTEERATVAEAVKAISEPAFH, from the coding sequence ATGAGCCGGGAACCGATTGTGGTCGCACCCGGAACCACCCTTGGTGAAACCGCGCAGCTGATGCGTGATCTCGATGTTGGCATGATTCCCGTCTGCGATGGCAACACGCTGCTGGGAATGATCACTGATCGTGACATCGCCATCCGTGGAGTCGCTTCCCAACTCGATCCGGCATCCGGCGTCGAGGAAGTGATGACCAAGAATGTCCTCTATTGCTTTGAGGATGATCCGATCGAGAAGGCTGCCAAGCTGATGGAGGATGCGCAGGTCCGGCGCTTGGTGGTGCTCACTCGAGACAAGAGTCTGATCGGCATCCTCTCGCTTGGTGATCTCGCGACAAGGACCGAAGAGCGAGCGACCGTGGCAGAAGCGGTGAAGGCGATCTCGGAGCCGGCATTTCACTGA